A single window of Polaribacter sp. SA4-10 DNA harbors:
- the fumC gene encoding class II fumarate hydratase has translation MKYRIEKDTMGQVNVPADKYWGAQTERSRNNFKIGASASMPLEIVYGFAYLKKAAAFTNAELGVLTNEKRDLIAQVCNEILEGKLDDQFPLVIWQTGSGTQSNMNVNEVIANRAHEIAGKIIGEGEKTIQPNDDVNKSQSSNDTFPTGMHIAIYKKIIETTIPGIEQLRDTLQTKVDAFKDVVKIGRTHLMDATPLTLGQEFSGYVAQLNFGLKALRNTLEHLSQLALGGTAVGTGLNTPAGYDVLVAKYIAQFTEMPFITAENKFEALAAHDALVETHGALKQVAVSLNKIANDIRMLASGPRSGIGEIIIPANEPGSSIMPGKVNPTQAEAITMVCAQVMGNDVAVTVGGMQGHYELNVFKPMMAANVLHSAQLIGDACISFDVNCAAGIEPNHTRITELVNNSLMLVTALNTKIGYYKAAEIANTAHENGTTLKEEAVRLGYVTPEQYDEWVKPEEMTGGLK, from the coding sequence ATGAAATACAGAATAGAAAAAGACACTATGGGACAAGTAAATGTTCCTGCTGATAAATATTGGGGTGCTCAAACAGAACGTTCAAGAAACAATTTTAAAATTGGTGCATCCGCTTCAATGCCATTAGAAATAGTCTATGGTTTTGCGTATCTAAAAAAAGCAGCTGCATTTACAAATGCAGAATTAGGTGTTTTAACAAATGAAAAACGTGATTTAATTGCGCAAGTTTGTAATGAAATTTTAGAAGGAAAATTAGATGATCAATTTCCTTTGGTAATTTGGCAAACAGGTTCTGGTACACAATCTAACATGAATGTGAATGAAGTTATTGCAAACAGAGCTCATGAAATTGCTGGTAAAATAATTGGTGAAGGAGAAAAAACCATTCAACCAAATGATGATGTCAACAAATCTCAATCATCTAACGATACATTTCCAACAGGAATGCATATTGCTATTTATAAGAAAATTATAGAAACTACAATTCCAGGTATAGAACAATTAAGAGATACTTTACAAACAAAAGTTGACGCTTTTAAAGATGTTGTAAAAATTGGAAGAACCCATTTAATGGATGCAACTCCATTAACTTTAGGTCAGGAATTTTCTGGTTATGTAGCGCAATTAAACTTCGGTTTAAAAGCGTTAAGAAACACTTTAGAACATTTGTCTCAATTAGCTTTAGGAGGAACAGCAGTAGGAACAGGATTAAATACACCCGCTGGTTATGATGTTTTAGTAGCAAAATATATTGCTCAATTTACTGAAATGCCATTTATTACAGCAGAAAATAAATTTGAAGCTTTAGCTGCACATGATGCTTTAGTAGAAACGCATGGAGCATTAAAACAAGTTGCAGTTTCTTTAAACAAAATTGCAAACGATATTAGAATGTTGGCTTCTGGTCCTCGTTCTGGAATTGGAGAAATTATTATTCCAGCAAACGAACCAGGAAGTTCTATTATGCCTGGAAAAGTAAATCCTACGCAAGCAGAAGCAATTACAATGGTTTGTGCACAAGTAATGGGAAATGATGTTGCAGTGACCGTGGGTGGAATGCAAGGACATTATGAATTAAATGTTTTTAAACCAATGATGGCTGCAAACGTTTTACATTCTGCTCAATTAATTGGAGATGCATGTATTTCTTTTGATGTAAATTGTGCTGCAGGGATTGAACCAAATCATACAAGAATTACAGAATTGGTAAATAATTCTTTAATGCTAGTAACTGCTTTAAATACAAAAATTGGATATTACAAAGCTGCAGAAATAGCAAATACAGCGCATGAAAACGGAACAACCTTAAAAGAAGAAGCAGTTCGTTTGGGGTATGTAACACCAGAACAATATGACGAATGGGTAAAACCTGAAGAAATGACTGGAGGTTTGAAATAA
- a CDS encoding nucleoside deaminase, with protein sequence MTNHEDFMSEAVKAALKGMNNNEGGPFGCVVVKAGKVIGIGNNKVTSTNDPTAHAEVTAIRDACKNIGSFQLDGCIIYTSCEPCPMCLGAIYWARPDKVFYGSNQIDAANIGFDDEFIYKEIPLPYEKRSIPFQQVGREIALEPFQKWSEKEDKTAY encoded by the coding sequence ATGACAAATCACGAAGATTTTATGAGTGAAGCAGTAAAAGCTGCTTTAAAAGGAATGAATAATAATGAAGGAGGCCCCTTTGGGTGTGTTGTTGTAAAAGCGGGAAAAGTTATTGGTATCGGAAATAACAAAGTTACTTCAACGAATGATCCAACTGCGCATGCAGAAGTTACTGCAATTAGAGATGCTTGTAAAAATATTGGTTCTTTTCAATTAGATGGTTGTATTATTTACACTTCTTGTGAACCTTGCCCTATGTGTTTAGGTGCCATTTATTGGGCTAGACCAGATAAGGTGTTTTATGGAAGTAATCAAATTGATGCTGCAAATATTGGTTTTGATGATGAATTTATCTATAAAGAAATTCCATTACCATATGAAAAAAGAAGTATTCCTTTTCAACAAGTTGGAAGAGAAATTGCTTTAGAACCTTTTCAGAAATGGTCTGAAAAAGAAGATAAAACAGCATACTAA
- a CDS encoding DinB family protein, with amino-acid sequence MITTNEYASYYAPYIKTLLENDKSIIENLVDVQEKFMSILENLPKEKQAYAYAEGKWTIKELIQHLIDTERVFSYRAMCFARNDKTALPGFDHDLFTDNCNANKRNYKDLLDEMIVVRKSTIQLFKSFSDEDLLRIGVGSGKNMSVRAVGIIISGHQNHHLDIIKEHYL; translated from the coding sequence ATGATTACAACAAATGAATATGCATCCTATTATGCACCTTATATTAAAACATTGTTAGAAAATGATAAATCAATTATAGAAAACTTAGTTGACGTTCAAGAGAAATTCATGTCAATTTTAGAGAATTTACCTAAAGAAAAACAAGCATATGCGTATGCTGAAGGAAAATGGACAATTAAAGAATTAATACAGCATTTAATTGATACAGAACGTGTTTTTAGCTATAGAGCAATGTGTTTTGCTAGAAATGATAAAACAGCGCTACCGGGTTTTGATCATGATTTATTTACTGATAATTGTAACGCTAATAAAAGAAATTATAAAGATTTATTAGATGAAATGATCGTGGTTAGAAAAAGTACAATTCAACTATTTAAAAGTTTCTCAGATGAAGATTTGTTAAGAATAGGAGTAGGTTCTGGAAAAAACATGTCTGTAAGAGCAGTTGGAATTATTATTTCTGGACATCAAAATCATCATTTAGATATAATTAAAGAACACTATTTATAA
- the hutI gene encoding imidazolonepropionase — translation MTKLFINIKELIQVRDISVKKVAGTEMSMLPTIKNAFLLIKDTIISDFGSMDNLPKTSVDETIDVTDKMILPTWCDSHTHIVYAGNREQEFVDRINGLSYEEIAKNGGGILNSAKKLQETSEKKLYKQSAKRLEEVIALGTGAIEIKSGYGLTLEAELKMLRVIKKLKENYSIPIKATFLGAHAIPQEYKSNKEGYINLIIDKMLPQIAKENLADFIDIFCEVGYFSVEDTDRILSAAKKYGFIPKVHVNQFNSIDGIEISVKHNALSVDHLEVLSDKDLEILKNSSTIPVALPSCSYFLSIPYTPARKIIDNGLPLALATDYNPGSTPSGNMNFVVSTACIKMKMTPEEAINAATINGAFAMNLENNVGSICKGKLANFIITKEIPSYGFIPYSFGTNLIERVFINGKTID, via the coding sequence ATGACCAAGTTATTCATCAATATAAAAGAATTAATTCAAGTTAGAGATATTTCTGTAAAAAAAGTAGCTGGAACAGAAATGAGCATGCTACCAACTATTAAAAATGCTTTTTTATTAATTAAAGATACTATAATTTCTGATTTTGGTTCTATGGATAATTTACCAAAAACTTCTGTTGATGAAACAATTGATGTAACTGATAAAATGATTTTACCAACTTGGTGTGACAGTCATACACATATTGTTTATGCAGGAAATAGAGAACAAGAATTTGTTGATAGAATTAACGGATTATCTTATGAAGAAATCGCTAAAAACGGTGGTGGTATTTTAAACTCTGCAAAGAAATTACAAGAAACTTCTGAGAAAAAATTATACAAGCAATCTGCTAAAAGACTTGAAGAAGTTATTGCTTTAGGAACTGGTGCAATTGAAATAAAATCTGGATATGGGTTAACGTTAGAAGCAGAACTAAAAATGCTGCGAGTTATAAAAAAACTGAAAGAGAATTATAGCATTCCAATCAAAGCTACATTTTTGGGTGCTCATGCAATTCCTCAAGAATATAAGAGTAATAAAGAAGGTTATATCAATTTAATTATTGATAAAATGTTACCACAAATTGCAAAAGAAAATCTAGCTGATTTTATAGATATTTTTTGTGAAGTTGGTTATTTCTCTGTTGAAGATACTGATCGCATTTTATCAGCAGCAAAAAAATATGGATTCATTCCAAAAGTACATGTAAATCAATTTAATTCGATAGACGGAATTGAAATTAGTGTAAAACACAATGCTTTATCAGTTGATCATTTAGAAGTATTATCAGATAAAGATTTAGAGATTTTAAAAAATTCTAGTACAATTCCGGTTGCTTTACCTTCTTGCTCTTATTTTTTAAGCATTCCTTATACGCCTGCAAGAAAAATTATTGATAATGGTTTACCTTTAGCTTTAGCTACAGATTACAACCCTGGTTCTACGCCATCTGGAAATATGAATTTTGTAGTATCTACTGCTTGTATAAAAATGAAAATGACGCCCGAAGAAGCAATAAACGCAGCAACAATAAACGGCGCTTTTGCAATGAACTTAGAAAACAATGTTGGTAGTATTTGTAAAGGAAAATTAGCAAATTTTATAATAACGAAAGAAATTCCTAGCTATGGTTTTATACCTTATAGTTTTGGAACTAATTTAATAGAACGTGTTTTTATAAACGGAAAAACTATTGACTAA
- a CDS encoding sugar transferase, protein MLSHKQKLIKRFSDFFLSLIGIVFFIIPIFILFIISTIINKELGVFFQKRVGQNGKLFTIYKIKSMKSGEEPLITSFGAFIRKTKLDELPQIFNVLFGQMSIVGPRPDVLGYADKLKGSNKIILSVKPGLTSMATLKFVNEEELLKKQKKPIVYNNEVLWPQKVQLNIDYVKNWSLMNDFKIIFKTILLIFRINKI, encoded by the coding sequence ATGCTTTCTCATAAGCAAAAACTAATTAAGAGATTCAGCGATTTTTTTTTATCACTTATTGGGATTGTATTTTTTATAATTCCAATTTTTATTTTGTTTATTATTTCTACAATTATTAATAAAGAACTTGGAGTTTTCTTTCAAAAAAGAGTAGGGCAGAACGGAAAACTATTTACCATTTACAAGATTAAGTCAATGAAGTCTGGTGAAGAGCCTTTAATTACTTCTTTTGGCGCATTTATAAGAAAAACAAAATTAGACGAACTTCCACAAATTTTTAATGTACTTTTTGGTCAGATGAGTATTGTTGGTCCAAGACCTGATGTTTTAGGTTATGCAGATAAATTAAAAGGAAGTAACAAAATAATTCTTTCTGTTAAGCCTGGTTTAACCTCAATGGCTACTTTAAAATTTGTAAATGAAGAAGAATTACTAAAGAAGCAAAAAAAACCAATAGTCTACAATAATGAGGTTTTATGGCCTCAAAAAGTACAATTAAATATAGATTATGTTAAAAATTGGAGCTTAATGAATGATTTTAAAATTATTTTTAAAACGATTTTACTTATTTTTAGGATTAATAAAATCTGA
- a CDS encoding tyrosine-protein kinase family protein: MDIKNKLNSSKIQDNVDVKWYVFKVLSYWKLFFVTIILGLIVAKFMNGYKPKVYSLNTTLSVKEENNPLFSTGTNIAFNWGGSSDEVETIKVILTSRSHNEKVVKKLNFFIDYLKEGRYRLEDVYGYTPFVINLKTDKSQLYGKLIEFEITGENTFKLSFDFNGLNANTLINYDNNSTSLYTSSTAVFSKEFKVNEEINTPFLNFSVDKVGDFIIGEKYLIKFGSFDGTVGRNRSISVASITNAASMLRLTKQGTNKNRIVDYLNATVQILDEVKQEQKILYAKKTKEYIDKLFAREQDSLNSIEKELGIYKQENNIFDLSTEGNAIYDETIGLEKEKKEILSFNDYLNNLRNYILTHNEFIENNIPIPALVIVQDVKIAEEITVLIQKSTLRERLRNIITDNHPDIIRLSNEINLAKNSLLENISTLKVVNKNRLNKLSSRLSTYKSKLKKLPKREQGLLKYQRNYEISETNYSYLKQKSYEAGTAIAANVSDVKIIDTAKDLGNKPIYPKPNFNYLLGLMLGVIFPLFYIIIREVLDNKIHTAEEIQNNYAIPVLGVVGRNLSKNNLAVFERPKSSVAESFRAIRSNIQFLFKNAQEEGSKTLILTSSVSGEGKTMISINMATVFALSGKKTVLVGLDLRKPKIYADFDLTNDVGVVNYLINQKTLEEIIIPTKVPNLDLILSGPIPPNPSELLLNKNADNMIKQLQKDYDYVIIDTPPVGLVSDALELFKYSDAIVYVIRQNYSEKGMMKMIDDKYRNKEVTNISYVLNDFSIKNKYGYGYGYGYGYGYGYGKYSYGYHESEESQSIFTKFINFFKLKK; the protein is encoded by the coding sequence ATGGATATAAAAAATAAACTTAATAGCAGTAAAATTCAAGATAATGTTGATGTTAAGTGGTATGTTTTTAAAGTTTTATCATACTGGAAACTTTTTTTTGTAACTATTATTCTTGGGCTAATTGTTGCAAAATTCATGAATGGTTATAAACCTAAGGTTTATAGTTTAAATACAACACTATCTGTAAAAGAAGAGAATAATCCTTTATTTTCAACGGGTACAAATATTGCTTTTAATTGGGGAGGTTCTAGTGATGAAGTTGAAACAATTAAAGTCATTCTAACATCTAGATCTCATAACGAAAAAGTTGTAAAAAAATTAAACTTTTTTATAGATTATCTTAAAGAAGGGAGATATAGGTTAGAAGACGTTTATGGTTATACACCATTTGTAATTAATCTAAAAACTGATAAATCTCAATTATATGGAAAGCTTATAGAATTTGAAATTACAGGAGAAAATACATTTAAATTATCATTTGATTTTAATGGGTTAAACGCAAATACATTAATAAATTATGATAATAATTCTACAAGTTTATATACTTCATCAACAGCAGTTTTTTCAAAAGAATTTAAAGTTAATGAAGAAATTAATACGCCTTTTTTAAACTTTTCAGTTGATAAAGTTGGTGATTTTATAATTGGAGAAAAGTACTTAATTAAATTTGGTAGTTTTGATGGAACTGTAGGAAGAAACAGATCTATAAGTGTTGCAAGTATTACAAATGCAGCATCAATGCTTAGATTAACGAAACAGGGTACAAATAAAAATAGGATTGTAGATTATTTAAATGCTACTGTCCAAATACTTGATGAAGTTAAGCAAGAGCAAAAAATATTATACGCTAAAAAAACAAAAGAATATATAGATAAGTTGTTCGCAAGAGAACAAGATAGTTTAAATAGTATAGAGAAAGAATTAGGAATTTATAAACAAGAAAATAATATTTTTGATTTATCTACAGAAGGAAATGCTATTTATGATGAGACTATAGGTTTAGAAAAAGAAAAAAAAGAGATTTTAAGTTTTAATGATTATTTAAATAATTTAAGAAATTATATTTTAACTCATAATGAGTTTATAGAGAATAACATACCTATTCCTGCTTTGGTTATTGTTCAAGATGTTAAAATAGCTGAAGAAATTACTGTTCTAATCCAAAAATCTACACTTAGAGAAAGGTTAAGAAATATAATAACTGACAATCATCCAGATATAATAAGATTAAGTAATGAAATAAATCTAGCAAAAAATTCTTTACTTGAAAATATATCAACATTAAAGGTTGTAAATAAAAATAGATTAAATAAGCTGAGTTCGAGATTGTCTACCTATAAAAGTAAGCTTAAAAAACTTCCAAAAAGAGAACAAGGTTTATTAAAGTATCAAAGAAATTATGAGATTTCTGAAACGAACTATAGTTATTTAAAACAGAAAAGTTATGAAGCGGGTACTGCTATAGCAGCAAATGTTTCTGATGTTAAAATAATTGATACAGCTAAAGATTTAGGGAATAAGCCAATTTATCCTAAACCCAATTTTAATTATTTATTGGGATTAATGCTAGGTGTTATTTTTCCGCTATTTTATATAATTATAAGAGAAGTTTTAGATAATAAAATACATACCGCAGAAGAGATTCAAAATAATTATGCAATTCCTGTATTGGGTGTTGTTGGTAGAAATCTATCTAAAAATAATTTAGCAGTTTTTGAAAGACCAAAATCTTCTGTAGCAGAATCCTTTAGAGCAATAAGGTCTAATATTCAATTTTTATTTAAAAATGCTCAGGAAGAAGGGTCCAAAACATTAATATTAACATCTTCTGTAAGTGGTGAAGGAAAAACCATGATTTCTATAAATATGGCAACTGTTTTTGCCTTAAGTGGAAAGAAGACGGTTTTAGTTGGGTTAGATTTAAGAAAGCCAAAAATTTATGCCGATTTTGATTTAACTAATGATGTTGGAGTTGTTAATTACTTAATTAATCAAAAAACATTAGAAGAAATTATTATACCAACTAAGGTTCCTAACTTAGACTTAATCCTTTCTGGTCCAATACCACCAAATCCATCAGAACTATTATTAAATAAGAATGCTGATAATATGATTAAGCAGCTTCAAAAAGACTACGATTATGTAATTATTGATACACCTCCTGTTGGGTTAGTATCTGACGCTTTAGAGTTGTTTAAGTACTCTGATGCAATTGTATATGTTATTCGTCAGAATTATTCTGAAAAAGGAATGATGAAAATGATTGATGATAAATATAGAAATAAAGAAGTTACTAATATAAGTTATGTATTAAATGACTTTTCTATTAAAAATAAATACGGCTATGGTTATGGCTATGGATACGGCTATGGTTACGGCTATGGAAAATATAGTTATGGGTATCATGAAAGTGAAGAGTCTCAGAGCATATTTACTAAGTTTATAAACTTTTTTAAGCTAAAAAAATAA